In Pseudomonas saponiphila, the genomic stretch GCCACAGCCGTTCGATGGTCTGCACCCCGTCCCAGCCCTGGGGCATGCGCATGTCGACGAACGCCAGGGCATAGGGGCGCTGCTGCGCCAGGGCCTGGGTCACCTTGTTCAAGCCTTCCTCGCCGCCGTAGGCCGAGTCCAGTTCGAAGGGCTGCTGGCGGGAGCGGGTCGGGGCGCCGAACAGCTGCGCCTCCAGATCGTCGAGGCCGGCGTTGTCCGTCTGCGGCGTGAGGATCTTGCGAAAGTCCTCGTGGATCGCGGGGGTGTCGTCGATCAGCAGAATCCGGCGGTTGATCAGTGAGTCCATGTGGGGTTCTCGGCGTCGATCAGCGGGATGTCCAGAGTGAAGGTGGCGCCCAGTCCCGGCCCGTCGCTGTGCACGCTGAGCTGGCCGTCCATCTCCATGGCGGCCAGGGCGCAACTGTGCAGGCCGAAGCCGTGGCCCTCCTTGCGGGTGGTGAATCCGTGGGCAAAGATCCGCGTGAGGTTTTCGGCGGCGATGCCTTCGCCCTGGTCCTGAACCTGGATGCGCAGGGTCCGGCCCTCCAGCACCCGGACGCGGATGGTCAGGGTGCGGGACTGCTCGTCGAGGTCGGACATGGCGTATTTGGCGTTGCTGATCAGGTTGATCAGGATCAGCAGCATGCGGTGCTTGTCGCCCATCACCTCGGGCACTTCGGCGTAGTCCTTGACCACCGTGACCTGGTGCCGGACCAGGGCCCCGGAGTTCATGCGCAGGGCGTCGTCGATCAGTTCGTTGACCCGCAGGGGTTCGACCAGCCGCGAGGCGCCGGCATAGGACTGCTGGGTGGCGACGATTTCCTTGATGTGATCGATACTGCGCCCGAGCTGGGCCAGCTCGTCGCTCATGCCCTGTTGCTCGCTGGCGATGGCCTCTACCAGCTGGTTGAGGTAGCCGGGGAGCAGCTTGCCCTTTTCGTCTTCAGTGAAGAACTGCCCCAGGTCGCCCTGGTGCTGGTTGATCAGTTGCATCGCCTTGCCCAGGCCCTGGGCCTTGCTGGAGCGCAGGGTGCGGCCCAGCAGTTCGCTGGAGATGTTCACGCTGTTGAGCACGTTGCCGACGTTGTGCAGCACATTGGTGGCGATTTCCGCCATGCCCGCCTGGCGCGCGGCGTGCAGCAGTTCGCTCTGGGCTTCCTTGAGCTCGTGGGTACGTTCCTCGACCCGTTGCTCCAGGTGTTCATTGGCGCTCTGCAGGGCGGTGTTGACCCGGCGGATCACTCCGTAGCTGCGCAGCAGGTGGAACACCAGATAGAGGATCAACAGCACCAGCAGCGTCGAGAACACCAGCAAGTACTGAAGGGACTTCTGGTCCTGCAGGTCGGCCTGGAGCTGGTCGCTGTTGAGCTGGGCGTTGATCTCGTCCAGGCGCTGGGCCACCGGGATCGAGGTGATTTTCTCCAGCAGCTGGTTGACCATCGGCTGTTCGCGCAGGATCACCGAGACGTGGTTGCTGAGGATTTCCACCGGCTCGTGCATGGCCTCGGGCAGGCGTTGCTTGTTCACCGCCAGCTTGTTCAGCCCCACCAGAATGTCGGCGGCCTTGTCGTCGCTGGACACCTGGGCGAACTCCAGGCTGCTGAGCAGCAGGTCGTAGGTGTCGATGGCGATGCTCTGCTGTGCCAGGCGCTGGGCGTCATCCAGACCGGCCAGGCGGACCTGGATGTCGTCCTCGGCGGTGGGCAGGAAGGCCAGGGAGTTGCGCAGCACCGAGTTGTGGGACTTGAAGCGCTCCACCAGGTCGGCCTTTTCCTGGAACGCGGCGAGAAAGGCCTGATGACTGGCCTGCCATCCCTGGGGGTCTACATGCTCCTGCTGCGACACCTGATCGAAGCGACTCCACAGTCGATTGATCTGCTGCACCGGCAGCACCAGGGGATCGTAGTCATGGGTGATGGCGATGCGGGACTTGAGCACCTCGGTTTCCCACTGGGCGTTCAGTTGCTTGATGTGACCGATC encodes the following:
- a CDS encoding DAHL domain-containing protein; protein product: MKRPRLPVTLFTLLILGLVLALAFLYLKTVIGQTANYALSRDLIGHIKQLNAQWETEVLKSRIAITHDYDPLVLPVQQINRLWSRFDQVSQQEHVDPQGWQASHQAFLAAFQEKADLVERFKSHNSVLRNSLAFLPTAEDDIQVRLAGLDDAQRLAQQSIAIDTYDLLLSSLEFAQVSSDDKAADILVGLNKLAVNKQRLPEAMHEPVEILSNHVSVILREQPMVNQLLEKITSIPVAQRLDEINAQLNSDQLQADLQDQKSLQYLLVFSTLLVLLILYLVFHLLRSYGVIRRVNTALQSANEHLEQRVEERTHELKEAQSELLHAARQAGMAEIATNVLHNVGNVLNSVNISSELLGRTLRSSKAQGLGKAMQLINQHQGDLGQFFTEDEKGKLLPGYLNQLVEAIASEQQGMSDELAQLGRSIDHIKEIVATQQSYAGASRLVEPLRVNELIDDALRMNSGALVRHQVTVVKDYAEVPEVMGDKHRMLLILINLISNAKYAMSDLDEQSRTLTIRVRVLEGRTLRIQVQDQGEGIAAENLTRIFAHGFTTRKEGHGFGLHSCALAAMEMDGQLSVHSDGPGLGATFTLDIPLIDAENPTWTH